A region from the Panicum hallii strain FIL2 chromosome 1, PHallii_v3.1, whole genome shotgun sequence genome encodes:
- the LOC112901059 gene encoding uncharacterized protein LOC112901059, which yields MGLGGRGVVGERWSQRILWICALGSAASLYFVAVERQAQNRARAVAEGLKTLDGAGGAAGEDV from the exons ATGGGGCTGGGAGGCCGGGGCGTCGTGGGAGAGAGGTGGTCGCAGCGCATCCTGTGGATCTGCGCCCTGGGCAGCGCCGCGA GCCTCTACTTCGTCGCGGTGGAGAGGCAGGCGCAGAACCGCGcgcgggcggtggcggagggCCTCAAGACCCTCGACGGCGctggcggcgccgccggggagGACGTGTGA
- the LOC112901044 gene encoding ultraviolet-B receptor UVR8 isoform X2: MRSLLLPRTRAFALRRPLSALAGAGRGDGASRAGSVFGFGDNSHGAVGQPPPAADAYVPTPVPSLPPSVSAVAAGHYHSLAVSAAGEVWAWGRNDEGQLGRGLHSPRNTWSNPEQVRGLENVQVRAVSASGVVSAAIGSDGSLWVWGRSKRGQLGLGKDIVEAVVPSRVEALASYDIAEDGKLFGWGYSENGRLGEMGQSSKVPSAEEYIGKTVDKYSSSMMEAVEKMVEEKIRSEDNMPIIWEPSLVHEVSRLEVSDVSCGLDHSLILFSDGVLLSGGDNTYGQLGRKAGLSKLLPVDVSYRPFSVSASVGHSLALCHTSTEGIDDVETGVLSWGWNCSSQLGRSGQEDIPAPVNCLSGERPVSAAAGRVHSAVLTSRGEVWTWGSGRNGRLGLGSSIDEAEPCLVDTLEGVEVLQVAAGMDHNLLLVAD, encoded by the exons ATGCGTTCGCTTCTCCTTCCCCGCACGCGCGCCTTCGCTTTGCGGCGCCCCCTCTCCGCGCTTGCCGGCGCCGGCAGAGGGGACGGGGCCTCGCGCGCTGGCTCCGTGTTCGGGTTCGGGGACAACAGCCACGGCGCGGTGGGCCAGCCACCGCCGGCTGCCGACGCCTACGTGCCCACGCCCGTGCCCTCCCTCCCGCCGTCGGTGAGCGCCGTCGCCGCTGGTCACTACCACTCCCTCGCCGTATCCGCCGCCGGGGAGGTCTGGGCATGGGGGCGCAACGACGAGGGCCAGCTCGGTCGCGGGCTTCATTCCCCGAG GAATACTTGGAGCAACCCAGAACAGGTCAGAGGATTGGAAAATGTTCAAGTTCGAGCTGTATCTGCTTCAGGTGTTGTTTCAGCAGCAATTGGATCTGATGGCTCTTTATGGGTTTGGGGGAGGTCAAAGCGTGGCCAACTAGGACTTGGGAAGGACATTGTAGAGGCTGTAGTACCATCTAGAGTGGAAGCACTTGCTAGCTACGACATCGCTGAG GATGGAAAGCTATTTGGTTGGGGCTATTCAGAAAATGGAAGATTAGGAGAAATGGGTCAAAGCAGTAAGGTACCTTCTGCAGAGGAATACATAGGCAAAACGGTAGACAAGTATTCTAGTTCAATGATGGAGGCTGTTGAAAAGATGGTTGAAGAGAAAATTCGGAGCGAAGACAATATGCCCATCATCTGGGAACCATCCCTTGTTCATGAAGTAAGTCGTCTTGAGGTGTCTGATGTGTCTTGTGGGCTTGATCATTCCCTGATCCTCTTCT CTGATGGCGTTCTACTGAGCGGTGGTGACAACACTTATGGACAGCTGGGCAGGAAGGCAGGGCTATCCAAGCTGCTTCCTGTTGACGTGAGCTATAGACCATTCTCCGTGTCGGCAAGTGTTGGCCACTCCCTCGCACTCTGCCATACATCAACTGAAGGCATTGATGATGTGGAAACGGGCGTCCTCTCATGGGGATGGAACTGTAGTTCCCAGCTTGGGCGATCCGGCCAAGAAGACATCCCAGCACCGGTCAACTGTCTGAGCGGGGAGAGGCCGGTATCCGCCGCGGCTGGCCGAGTTCATTCGGCTGTTCTCACATCGAGAGGAGAAGTTTGGACGTGGGGATCTGGCCGGAACGGCAGGCTAGGTCTGGGCAGCTCAATCGATGAGGCAGAGCCGTGTCTTGTGGATACATTGGAAGGAGTAGAAGTCTTGCAAGTTGCAGCAGGGATGGACCACAATCTCCTCCTGGTCGCCGACTAG
- the LOC112901044 gene encoding ultraviolet-B receptor UVR8 isoform X1 translates to MRSLLLPRTRAFALRRPLSALAGAGRGDGASRAGSVFGFGDNSHGAVGQPPPAADAYVPTPVPSLPPSVSAVAAGHYHSLAVSAAGEVWAWGRNDEGQLGRGLHSPRNTWSNPEQVRGLENVQVRAVSASGVVSAAIGSDGSLWVWGRSKRGQLGLGKDIVEAVVPSRVEALASYDIAEVSFGWGHAMALTQDGKLFGWGYSENGRLGEMGQSSKVPSAEEYIGKTVDKYSSSMMEAVEKMVEEKIRSEDNMPIIWEPSLVHEVSRLEVSDVSCGLDHSLILFSDGVLLSGGDNTYGQLGRKAGLSKLLPVDVSYRPFSVSASVGHSLALCHTSTEGIDDVETGVLSWGWNCSSQLGRSGQEDIPAPVNCLSGERPVSAAAGRVHSAVLTSRGEVWTWGSGRNGRLGLGSSIDEAEPCLVDTLEGVEVLQVAAGMDHNLLLVAD, encoded by the exons ATGCGTTCGCTTCTCCTTCCCCGCACGCGCGCCTTCGCTTTGCGGCGCCCCCTCTCCGCGCTTGCCGGCGCCGGCAGAGGGGACGGGGCCTCGCGCGCTGGCTCCGTGTTCGGGTTCGGGGACAACAGCCACGGCGCGGTGGGCCAGCCACCGCCGGCTGCCGACGCCTACGTGCCCACGCCCGTGCCCTCCCTCCCGCCGTCGGTGAGCGCCGTCGCCGCTGGTCACTACCACTCCCTCGCCGTATCCGCCGCCGGGGAGGTCTGGGCATGGGGGCGCAACGACGAGGGCCAGCTCGGTCGCGGGCTTCATTCCCCGAG GAATACTTGGAGCAACCCAGAACAGGTCAGAGGATTGGAAAATGTTCAAGTTCGAGCTGTATCTGCTTCAGGTGTTGTTTCAGCAGCAATTGGATCTGATGGCTCTTTATGGGTTTGGGGGAGGTCAAAGCGTGGCCAACTAGGACTTGGGAAGGACATTGTAGAGGCTGTAGTACCATCTAGAGTGGAAGCACTTGCTAGCTACGACATCGCTGAG GTATCATTTGGATGGGGGCATGCCATGGCATTGACACAGGATGGAAAGCTATTTGGTTGGGGCTATTCAGAAAATGGAAGATTAGGAGAAATGGGTCAAAGCAGTAAGGTACCTTCTGCAGAGGAATACATAGGCAAAACGGTAGACAAGTATTCTAGTTCAATGATGGAGGCTGTTGAAAAGATGGTTGAAGAGAAAATTCGGAGCGAAGACAATATGCCCATCATCTGGGAACCATCCCTTGTTCATGAAGTAAGTCGTCTTGAGGTGTCTGATGTGTCTTGTGGGCTTGATCATTCCCTGATCCTCTTCT CTGATGGCGTTCTACTGAGCGGTGGTGACAACACTTATGGACAGCTGGGCAGGAAGGCAGGGCTATCCAAGCTGCTTCCTGTTGACGTGAGCTATAGACCATTCTCCGTGTCGGCAAGTGTTGGCCACTCCCTCGCACTCTGCCATACATCAACTGAAGGCATTGATGATGTGGAAACGGGCGTCCTCTCATGGGGATGGAACTGTAGTTCCCAGCTTGGGCGATCCGGCCAAGAAGACATCCCAGCACCGGTCAACTGTCTGAGCGGGGAGAGGCCGGTATCCGCCGCGGCTGGCCGAGTTCATTCGGCTGTTCTCACATCGAGAGGAGAAGTTTGGACGTGGGGATCTGGCCGGAACGGCAGGCTAGGTCTGGGCAGCTCAATCGATGAGGCAGAGCCGTGTCTTGTGGATACATTGGAAGGAGTAGAAGTCTTGCAAGTTGCAGCAGGGATGGACCACAATCTCCTCCTGGTCGCCGACTAG